Proteins from a genomic interval of Zingiber officinale cultivar Zhangliang chromosome 1B, Zo_v1.1, whole genome shotgun sequence:
- the LOC121989779 gene encoding uncharacterized protein LOC121989779 isoform X2 yields MDKSKKSDLLAAGRKKLRQFRQKKDQKGGNKDAQSSNRGNKQDKDAHANELMNTIEPEVATSTSTVESDVLTTDTLDPSVVVSSVDFPTVNSGEVVDRRALDDGKALERVAIEPPAVEISSSALDIDKEEAKSYGMEQCNGESSEVGIPAVENRVDEAGGSSLGLALDTDVEKVEASTIEPGSVLAVSQALVGRSSLPVEIDNDTGIPVTSSEKNGDNHDTEQNEMPKDLDSSLDLDERIDKEATVLPALTEDTQEVDTSSYHENERILAQVSPGKVILIEKSLEMSFSNRTTVDENLEVPGFTQPTSDHTSSLIESAEVPFSHENDSAHGEENASAIGDSEILNEDRSIQNTIGEAIRCEGRSSETPPGEFSSSQEMGEIFKEDVCHPIFGSTDLVSSLAICPMETCVSGLEDEFETIRRHLYLANISRDFLQFQLEVEAELHEDSCKQSAAELSKLYGLLQESQEKNAVANEELAQFGSKFQDMTAAKEKLEIRLLCREQEFEALNNNFAELQNKFEVSQQEMAHQLEELAACQNSLEILQKENVKLTTRLALEIDARNAIDEEKEFLANENARIVSKLMEKNTALEKQNHHEYTSKESENFDQLAELNLYLSSSLAVHEAKLKELGYGPFKSSNISIEAMLHETEYCVRENSHDYTDSSVMGVLNDCLQEAKDILQSLEKSIEGMHLQSLSLGPDGRAGASGVSKLIRSFEEKQKPDIAEEELQMSKGGQSDNSYSAMKEQMSCLRVAIERIELEIGKVEAHRVEQSNNISILKNFQMDSQALKKKSDTLEEKIDVLVDQMSSNSCRVQNFQDRSDEIQQDAHDKMEKILSEIEQMQIKVNDELSTLRCERDTLKAVTFGAIEKLNKYTLFQISDNIDIASFFMASVDAAVELINNLQEKLIASNLESNTLHNSYNEQNKLVTALAGREQFYSSQMHKLYVSLWELIKESCESSGAPDTDLRGEEILQNLPEGFEALSMHLKKLLDERLFFLFKSNDLESMLLTKNEEIQEHFGKYNSLVKRLDDLQRVKNETDSFLLKKEVVIEEAKEKCIALIRKLEYHKLNMVLSVPHKLAVSDELTQVVDFGDNDLFRSLLQLETLIVFYIQEHEEALEVIDLSKKCLLEANVFPHIPDHHCSLQLPTLIQEDFIPRLCELQDQLDLLCMSNINFEIELQFFKEYTSRLKYALEASHSELLLKVSELELSEQRLSSVREKLSIAVAKGKGLIVQRDNLKQALLEKSTDLEKCLHELQSKEALLQEAEGKLKSYSEVDRIEALESELSYIRNSATALRDSFLLKDSVLQRIEEVLEDLDLPEQFHARDIVEKVELLSKMAVGNSSITMTDWDQKSSIGGSHSDAGFVIMDSWREDSQAIPNPGFDELKCKFEQLERNFYSLAEHNEMLEQSLVERNNLVQKWEEMLDNINMPPLLSTLEPEDKIECLGNILTEVQQERDALRLKIKDLEASSEILTVDLEESYKKLSEVSAEIVVIKSENDILSEKLNMLNSECHDLSEKVAQHNVSRDHFLREINNLNEKLTEKVQENLQLHDMENEISRLLDLVSNAVQESDHSTVPSDVSAIERLELLLRILVDKYTNLVALNSVPEDHAESVSKDAAELFSAESKFSVSISGSGDVLHNIEQELNSLRIEYDNAISNLNLMTEERNEVMEKCKFLTAEVEAISKQKISLKEELTTEIEKNKLLLSQLDVICKEKDALREQLIQEEEKFASIREKLNIAVRKGKGLVQQRDGLKEEIEKMNINITHLNSEKNQLVEALESEKEMLENRLKETEQHLANSNQTLSKLLGALDAIDIGKEYINIEAAQKLEEIGKLNLELRSSVFSAEQEAKKAKRTAELLLAELNEVQERADILHEELGKAEATLFEAYRQKDAAESARADAFRHLEEINLLHSEERKKQIDSLSELMSGIGQVKDSCSEFSGLVADWYKRDFDVLSYVEAFMGSIETGKDFKAPVDFRPDYPPHEENSIHALSKFTSHEPPEKCSITENLVFGVECVLHYLSEFNELKINTHKQFFSLAEQTSCLVKKVDSVGRKVLSQRKESESLKEEVAKLESTIMVKEAEVRAVYRNLFFIYQLCNELINDMENGHTGTAENELVFGGKFATKSGKSPSEYYWQMSIDENTPLTDEVIRSLADRLFFTVKSARNNETSEWKATIVDLQRELQEKDAQTSGITAELVSQIRDAEAVARRSTTELESAKTTIYSLEKQVEKMVNDKKSLELRVSELSSLETSLDELNGRIKSLNDALTGKDQEIETLMEALDEEEVQVEGLENRNKELQSMVEEKTTTLEKLEASHEKSLAKLSTTVNKFDELYNLSENLVAEVENLQSQLQNRESDISFLRQEVTRCTNELLASQESNKKHLSEVKELLKWLNMTISRFGLTDFHMNGDENQIHAFTNILDKSITSIMAELDDLRVKVSQQTRRALTGPSEVEQMKTEPASAGVVTHVRTGRKFNNDQIAIAIDVEKGENVIDDEDDDKAHGFKSLTMSRFVPRVSRPIADKIDGIWVSGDRLLMRQPTLRIGVLLYWIALHALLASLI; encoded by the exons ATGGATAAAAGCAAGAAATCAGATCTCCTTGCCGCTGGCCGCAAAAAG CTTCGACAATTTAGACAGAAAAAAGACCAAAAGGGCGGCAATAAGGATGCTCAATCCTCGAACCGAGGCAACAAACAGGACAAGGACGCTCATGCCAACGAGTTGATGAATACCATAGAACCTGAGGTTGCCACCTCAACTTCGACTGTTGAATCCGATGTATTGACAACGGATACATTGGATCCGTCAGTCGTGGTCAGCAGTGTGGATTTTCCAACTGTGAACTCAGGAGAAGTGGTTGATCGCAGAGCTCTGGATGACGGGAAGGCTCTTGAAAGAGTGGCCATTGAACCTCCTGCTGTTGAAATCTCATCTTCCGCTTTGGATATAGATAAAGAG GAAGCGAAATCTTATGGTATGGAACAATGTAATGGAGAGAGCTCAGAAGTTGGAATTCCAGCTGTGGAAAATAGGGTGGATGAGGCTGGTGGAAGTTCACTTGGATTAGCTTTGGATACTGATGTAGAAAAAGTGGAAGCTTCAACAATTGAACCTGGTTCTGTTCTTGCAGTATCTCAAGCTCTGGTTGGAAGGTCTTCTCTTCCTGTTGAAATTGATAATGATACAGGTATTCCTGTAACTTCATCTGAGAAGAATGGAGATAATCATGACACGGAGCAAAATGAAATGCCTAAAGACCTTGATTCTTCTTTAGATCTTGATGAAAGGATTGACAAAGAGGCCACGGTACTTCCTGCCCTAACTGAAGACACTCAGGAGGTGGATACCAGTAGTTACCATGAAAATGAAAGAATTCTAGCTCAGGTTTCACCAGGTAAGGTTATTCTGATTGAAAAAAGTCTAGAAATGTCATTTTCAAATCGAACCACTGTAGATGAAAACTTGGAGGTTCCAGGTTTCACTCAACCTACTTCTGATCATACTTCTTCATTGATAGAAAGTGCTGAGGTTCCATTTTCTCATGAAAATGACTCTGCCCATGGGGAGGAAAATGCATCTGCTATAGGTGATTCTGAGATCCTTAATGAAGACAGGAGCATACAGAACACCATAGGAGAGGCTATACGTTGTGAAGGCAGGTCAAGTGAAACACCTCCAGGAGAATTTTCTTCATCTCAGGAGATGGGTGAGATTTTCAAGGAAGATGTCTGCCACCCTATTTTTGGTTCAACAGATCTAGTTTCTTCATTAGCAATCTGTCCTATGGAAACATGTGTCAGTGGTCTTGAAGATGAGTTCGAGACTATTAGAAGGCATCTTTActtagcaaacatttcaagggaCTTTCTCCAGTTTCAATTGGAAGTGGAAGCTGAGTTGCACGAAGACTCCTGCAAGCAGTCTGCTGCTGAACTCTCAAAACTCTATGGTTTACTTCAAGAATCTCAGGAAAAAAATGCTGTTGCTAATGAGGAGCTGGCACAATTTGGATCAAAGTTTCAAGATATGACTGCTGCAAAGGAAAAACTTGAGATCAGATTACTTTGCAGAGAACAAGAATTTGAAGCACTCAATAATAACTTTGCAGAGTTGCAGAATAAATTTGAAGTGTCCCAACAGGAGATGGCACATCAGTTGGAGGAGTTAGCCGCTTGCCAGAATTCTCTTGAAATTTTACAGAAAGAAAATGTAAAGTTAACTACAAGGCTCGCCTTAGAAATAGATGCAAGGAATGCAATTGATGAGGAAAAGGAGTTTTTGGCAAATGAGAATGCAAGAATTGTTTCTAAATTGATGGAAAAGAATACTGCACTTGAAAAACAAAACCACCATGAGTATACTAGCAAGGAGTCAGAGAACTTTGATCAACTTGCAGAGCTGAACCTGTATCTGTCAAGCAGTTTGGCTGTCCATGAAGCTAAGCTAAAAGAGTTGGGGTATGGACCCTTTAAATCATCCAACATCTCAATAGAAGCTATGTTGCATGAAACTGAGTATTGTGTGAGGGAAAACAGTCATGATTATACAGATAGTTCTGTCATGGGAGTTCTGAATGACTGCTTGCAAGAGGCCAAAGATATACTGCAGAGTCTTGAGAAGTCAATTGAAGGAATGCACTTACAATCATTGTCCTTGGGGCCAGATGGAAGAGCCGGAGCATCTGGTGTATCAAAGCTTATACgatcatttgaagaaaaacaaAAGCCTGACATTGCAGAAGAAGAGCTTCAAATGTCTAAAGGTGGGCAATCAGATAATTCATATTCAGCAATGAAGGAGCAAATGTCCTGTCTTAGAGTTGCAATTGAGCGGATAGAACTGGAAATCGGAAAAGTTGAGGCACATAGGGTAGAACAATCAAATAATATATCTATCTTAAAAAACTTTCAGATGGATTCTCAAGCTCTCAAGAAGAAAAGTGATACTCTCGAGGAAAAAATTGATGTTCTTGTAGACCAGATGTCTAGTAATTCATGCAGAGTACAGAACTTTCAAGATCGGTCTGATGAAATACAACAAGATGCTCATGATAAGATGGAGAAGATTTTGAGTGAAATAGAACAGATGCAAATAAAAGTTAATGATGAACTTTCTACTCTTAGGTGTGAAAGAGACACACTCAAGGCAGTGACTTTTGGGGCCATTGAAAAGTTAAATAAATATACTTTATTTCAGATTTCTGATAATATTGATATAGCTTCATTTTTCATGGCTTCAGTTGATGCTGCTGTAGAATTGATCAACAATCTGCAAGAGAAGTTAATTGCTTCTAATTTGGAGAGTAATACTCTCCACAATTCATATAATGAACAAAACAAATTAGTAACTGCTCTAGCAGGGAGGGAACAGTTTTATTCTAGTCAAATGCATAAATTGTATGTAAGCCTTTGGGAACTGATCAAGGAATCATGTGAAAGCAGTGGGGCACCTGATACTGATCTGAGAGGTGaggaaattttacaaaatttgcCTGAAGGTTTTGAAGCACTTAGTATGCATTTAAAGAAGTTGTTGGATGAACGGCTGTTCTTCCTATTTAAAAGTAATGATTTAGAGTCAATGTTATTGACCAAAAATGAAGAGATCCAAGAGCACTTTGGGAAATATAATTCTTTGGTGAAAAGATTGGATGACTTACAAAGAGTCAAAAATGAAACTGATTCATTTTTGCTGAAGAAAGAAGTTGTTATTGAGGAGGCTAAGGAAAAATGTATTGCTTTAATCAGAAAATTGGagtatcataaattaaatatggttCTTTCTGTGCCGCATAAGTTGGCTGTCAGTGATGAACTCACTCAAGTTGTTGATTTCGGTGATAATGACCTCTTTCGTTCTTTGCTGCAGCTAGAGACATTGATTGTTTTTTATATTCAGGAACATGAAGAGGCACTTGAGGTTATTGATCTTTCAAAGAAATGTTTATTGGAAGCGAATGTATTTCCTCATATTCCTGATCATCATTGCTCATTGCAATTACCTACCTTGATCCAGGAAGATTTTATACCTAGATTGTGTGAATTGCAGGACCAGCTGGACTTGCTATGTATGTCAAAtatcaattttgaaattgagttacaATTCTTCAAAGAATATACAAGTAGGCTGAAGTATGCTCTTGAAGCTTCTCATTCAGAGTTGCTTCTAAAAGTTTCTGAGCTAGAACTATCAGAGCAAAGGCTTTCTTCGGTCAGAGAGAAGCTtagtattgctgttgcaaaaggtaAAGGATTAATTGTCCAGCGAGATAATCTCAAGCAGGCTTTGTTGGAGAAGTCAACTGATCTTGAAAAGTGCTTACATGAGTTACAATCTAAAGAAGCATTGCTGCAGGAAGCTGAGGGCAAGCTCAAGTCTTATTCTGAAGTGGATCGAATAGAAGCTCTTGAGTCTGAGCTATCTTATATAAGAAATTCTGCGACTGCATTGCGAGATTCTTTTCTTCTAAAGGACTCTGTACTTCAGAGGATTGAAGAAGTTTTGGAAGATTTGGATTTGCCTGAGCAATTCCATGCTAGAGACATAGTAGAGAAAGTTGAATTGCTATCCAAAATGGCCGTTGGGAATTCTTCTATTACTATGACTGACTGGGATCAAAAAAGCTCAATAGGAGGATCACATTCTGATGCTGGTTTTGTGATCATGGATTCTTGGAGGGAAGATTCTCAAGCAATTCCAaatccaggttttgatgaattaaAATGTAAATTTGAGCAGTTAGAGAGGAACTTTTACAGTCTGGCTGAGCACAATGAAATGCTGGAACAGTCTCTAGTTGAGAGGAATAACCTTGTGCAGAAATGGGAAGAGATGCTGGATAATATTAACATGCCTCCACTATTAAGTACGTTGGAACCAGAAGATAAAATTGAATGTTTAGGAAACATACTTACTGAGGTACAACAGGAAAGAGATGCATTGAGATTAAAGATCAAGGATCTTGAGGCTTCTTCAGAGATTCTCACTGTTGATTTAGAAGAGTCGTACAAAAAGTTATCAGAAGTTAGTGCAGAGATTGTAGTTATTAAATCTGAAAATGATATACTTTCTGAgaaactgaatatgctaaactcTGAATGTCATGATCTTTCAGAGAAAGTTGCTCAACATAATGTTAGCAGAGATCATTTCCTAAGAGAAATAAATAACCTTAACGAGAAGTTGACAGAGAAGGTGCAAGAGAACCTGCAACTCCATGATATGGAAAATGAGATTTCGAGATTGCTTGATTTGGTAAGTAATGCAGTTCAGGAATCTGATCATTCTACAGTTCCTTCTGATGTTAGTGCAATTGAGAGATTGGAACTACTGCTGAGAATACTTGTTGATAAATACACAAACCTTGTTGCCCTGAATTCTGTGCCTGAAGATCATGCAGAATCTGTGTCTAAAGATGCTGCAGAGCTTTTTTCTGCTGAAAGCAAATTTTCTGTGAGTATCAGCGGATCAGGAGATGTTCTACATAACATAGAACAGGAGTTAAACAGTTTGAGAATAGAATATGACAATGCCATCTCTAATCTGAATTTGATGACAGAGGAAAGGAATGAAGTCATGGAGAAGTGTAAATTTTTGACTGCAGAAGTAGAGGCAATTAGTAAACAGAAGATATCATTGAAGGAAGAGTTGACAACGGAAATTGAAAAGAACAAGTTGTTATTGTCACAGTTAGATGTGATTTGTAAGGAAAAGGATGCCTTGAGGGAGCAGCTTATTCAGGAGGAGGAAAAGTTTGCTTCTATCAGAGAGAAACTAAATATTGCTGTCAGGAAAGGAAAAGGATTAGTACAACAAAGAGATGGTCTGAAGGAAGAAATTGAGAAGATGAATATTAATATAACACATTTGAATTCTGAGAAGAACCAGCTAGTAGAAGCATTAGAATCAGagaaagaaatgttagaaaatcGGTTAAAGGAGACTGAACAACATTTGGCTAATAGTAATCAGACATTAAGTAAATTATTAGGGGCTTTGGATGCCATTGATATCGGGAAAGAATATATTAACATAGAAGCTGCACAAAAATTGGAAGAAATTGGAAAATTGAATCTTGAACTGCGTTCATCAGTATTTTCTGCAGAACAAGAAGCAAAAAAAGCCAAACGAACAGCTGAACTGCTACTAGCTGAATTGAATGAAGTTCAAGAAAGGGCTGATATCCTCCACGAGGAACTTGGGAAAGCAGAAGCTACACTCTTTGAGGCATATAGACAGAAAGATGCTGCCGAGTCTGCTAGAGCGGATGCTTTTCGTCACCTTGAGGAAATTAATTTGCTTCATTctgaagaaagaaagaaacagaTTGACAGTCTTTCTGAATTAATGTCTGGCATTGGCCAGGTGAAGGATAGCTGTTCTGAATTTTCTGGTCTTGTTGCCGATTGGTATAAGAGGGATTTTGACGTACTAAGTTATGTCGAGGCTTTTATGGGGTCTATTGAGACAGGAAAAGACTTCAAAGCCCCAGTTGATTTCCGACCTGATTATCCACCTCATGAG GAGAATTCCATTCATGCTCTTTCAAAGTTCACGTCACATGAACCTCCTGAGAAATGCTCTATCACTGAAAATCTTGTTTTTGGTGTTGAATGCGTGCTCCACTATCTGAGTGAGTTCAATGAGCTAAAGATAAACACCCATAAACAATTCTTTTCACTAGCTGAACAAACAAGCTGCCTGGTGAAAAAGGTGGATTCTGTGGGAAGGAAGGTTCTGTCTCAAAGGAAAGAATCTGAGTCTTTAAAAGAAGAGGTAGCTAAACTTGAGTCTACAATTATGGTCAAAGAGGCTGAAGTTCGTGCAGTATATAGAAATTTGTTCTTTATATACCAACTATGTAATGAATTGATCAATGATATGGAGAATGGGCATACCGGAACAGCTGAAAATGAGCTGGTCTTTGGAGGAAAATTTGCGACTAAATCTGGGAAATCACCAAGTGAATACTACTGGCAAATGTCCATCGATGAAAATACTCCACTCACTGATGAAGTTATCAGATCCTTGGCTGACAGATTATTCTTTACTGTTAAGAGCGCTAGAAACAATGAAACTTCTGAATGGAAGGCTACAATTGTGGACTTGCAAAGAGAACTGCAAGAAAAGGATGCCCAGACAAGTGGAATTACTGCAGAACTTGTGTCTCAGATAAGGGATGCTGAAGCTGTTGCAAGGAGATCCACTACTGAATTAGAGTCTGCAAAGACAACTATCTATAGTTTAGAGAAGCAGGTTGAAAAAATGGTTAATGACAAGAAATCATTAGAGTTAAGAGTATCTGAGTTAAGCAGTTTGGAGACTTCATTGGATGAACTAAATGGAAGGATTAAATCTTTAAATGATGCATTAACTGGCAAAGACCAAG AAATTGAAACTCTCATGGAAGCACTTGATGAAGAAGAGGTTCAGGTGGAAGGATTAGAGAACAGGAACAAGGAGCTACAAAGTATGGTAGAAGAAAAGACTACTACCTTGGAGAAGCTTGAAGCTTCTCATGAAAAGTCCTTAGCGAAGCTTTCAACAACAGTCAACAAGTTCGATGAATTGTATAACTTGTCAGAAAACCTTGTTGCTGAGGTCGAAAACCTTCAGTCACAACTGCAAAATCGAGAATCAGACATCTCTTTCTTGCGTCAGGAGGTAACTAGGTGCACCAATGAACTTCTGGCTTCACAAGAGAGCAACAAGAAGCATTTATCTGAAGTAAAGGAGCTTCTAAAGTGGTTAAACATGACCATCTCTCGTTTTGGATTGACCGATTTTCACATGAATGGTGATGAAAATCAGATACATGCATTCACCAACATTCTGGACAAGTCAATAACATCAATTATGGCTGAATTAGATGATTTGCGTGTTAAAGTTAGTCAACAAACTAGAAGGGCCTTGACAGGGCCTTCAGAAGTTGAACAAATG AAAACTGAACCTGCATCGGCAGGTGTCGTGACACATGTGCGCACGGGGCGGAAATTCAACAATGACCAAATTGCCATTGCCATAGATGTAGAAAAAGGTGAAAATGTTATTGATGATGAGGACGATGACAAAG CACATGGCTTCAAATCGCTGACAATGTCACGTTTTGTACCAAGAGTTTCTAGGCCTATAGCAGATAAGATTGATGGGATATG GGTGTCAGGAGACCGGCTACTAATGCGCCAACCTACATTACGCATTGGAGTTCTATTATATTGGATCGCCCTTCATGCATTGCTTGCTAGTCTCATTTGA